Proteins encoded by one window of Anaerolineales bacterium:
- a CDS encoding LysM peptidoglycan-binding domain-containing protein → MARFILALFIIVSLALTPLPAAAQDGGNAPTPTDIYDRGVRRNATGALVGNVYTVAAGDYLSAIAARFGVTLSTLQSTNRITNANVLVVGRRLTIPGLGSPAAPQPTPNGDKLACAITLYRSVAYYDAPNGTEGGIFSAGTHLVAAQRSKGWYAVRLVGANSVDLVWINPPPGVALYMGACLRLPAS, encoded by the coding sequence ATGGCTCGTTTTATCCTCGCCTTATTCATCATCGTCAGCCTTGCGCTGACACCCCTGCCCGCTGCCGCTCAGGATGGTGGAAACGCACCTACCCCGACAGACATTTATGATCGCGGGGTGCGTCGCAACGCCACAGGGGCGCTTGTGGGCAATGTCTACACGGTGGCGGCAGGGGATTACCTGAGTGCCATTGCCGCCCGCTTTGGGGTCACCCTCAGCACCTTGCAAAGCACAAACAGGATCACGAATGCGAATGTCCTCGTCGTCGGACGGCGCTTGACAATCCCCGGTTTGGGATCACCCGCCGCGCCGCAGCCTACGCCAAACGGAGATAAGCTGGCTTGTGCCATCACGCTGTATCGTTCCGTTGCCTATTACGATGCTCCCAATGGGACGGAGGGCGGCATATTCAGCGCCGGAACGCACCTTGTCGCCGCACAGCGGAGCAAGGGTTGGTATGCTGTAAGGTTGGTGGGGGCGAACAGTGTCGATCTGGTGTGGATTAATCCCCCGCCGGGCGTAGCCCTTTATATGGGAGCGTGTTTGCGTCTGCCCGCATCGTAA
- a CDS encoding prolyl oligopeptidase family serine peptidase, which translates to MKTLRRIALLFVVLVVFVGYPIVSLLGYNTLSISNRKYPPLTPDIPYEDVTFPTREGGYNVHAFYMPGKPDFPAIIAVHGWRGSRHSENDIKRNTALAGEGYTVLAVDLADSGGDTVGNGRLAMGYEERYDVLGAFDYLLSRGFAPDRIGLWGVSMGASTSLLAAQIEPRLRAVIADSGYTRADTIASEQAESFGFPRIIVPGGMLWGVVLTGKAIWTTAAIEAGKDFAANKQAIQLVHCTTDSFIVVRHADDLLAAYQAAGVDVDLWKIDCVGQQNPPPGTTNNRHGIGYFEQPEEYMRRLNAFFAAHLGKG; encoded by the coding sequence ATGAAAACGTTGCGGCGCATCGCCCTTCTGTTCGTTGTCCTTGTCGTCTTTGTTGGCTACCCTATTGTCTCGCTGCTTGGCTACAACACGCTCTCAATCAGCAACCGCAAATATCCCCCCCTAACGCCAGACATTCCTTACGAGGATGTCACCTTCCCCACACGGGAAGGCGGCTACAACGTTCACGCTTTTTATATGCCGGGTAAGCCCGATTTTCCGGCGATCATTGCCGTGCATGGCTGGCGGGGGTCGCGCCATTCCGAGAACGATATAAAACGGAACACAGCACTGGCGGGCGAGGGCTATACTGTCCTTGCCGTTGACCTTGCCGACAGCGGCGGGGACACGGTAGGCAATGGGCGACTGGCTATGGGCTATGAGGAACGTTACGATGTCCTCGGCGCGTTCGATTACCTCTTGAGTCGTGGCTTTGCCCCAGATCGGATAGGGCTGTGGGGCGTTTCGATGGGCGCTTCCACAAGCCTTCTTGCCGCACAGATTGAACCGCGCCTTCGTGCCGTGATTGCCGACAGCGGCTATACCCGCGCCGATACGATTGCCTCTGAACAGGCGGAATCCTTTGGCTTTCCCCGTATCATCGTCCCCGGCGGGATGCTGTGGGGGGTGGTCCTAACCGGAAAAGCCATCTGGACGACGGCGGCAATCGAGGCGGGGAAAGATTTCGCTGCAAACAAGCAGGCTATTCAGTTGGTGCATTGCACAACCGATAGCTTCATTGTCGTCCGCCATGCCGATGATCTGCTGGCAGCCTATCAAGCGGCGGGTGTTGACGTTGATCTTTGGAAAATTGACTGTGTAGGGCAGCAGAATCCTCCCCCCGGAACGACAAATAATCGGCACGGGATCGGCTACTTTGAGCAGCCTGAAGAATATATGCGGCGGCTGAATGCCTTCTTCGCCGCCCATCTGGGAAAAGGCTAA
- a CDS encoding GAF domain-containing protein — MTDTTTTITPFEVETLRTLLKDVSGLEGILRAERSKLQKLGMSLPPGTLAGLQAVRAEFEALLKHHETNLVELSRLRELSRTAALINSTLDLNDVLNEVMDTVISLTRAERGYVVLKNPETGELEFRVARDVEHRTMSADELIVSKTVIGGVAKTGIPVVTTNAEHDPRFENEKSIVNYALRSILCVPLILKGTITGVVYTDNRVKQGLFGEQEMTMLQTFANQAAVAIENARLYERLQANIGEITAINNLLDNVFASISSGIITVDAEGIISQVNDAACHILALSSACVGQPIWSQWEMIHAETLRTILEDGIDESIEIEAEIAGRGLVSLALRLSPLYGSGEAIEGVVIVVDDLTESKQREAKLEVVRRYLPPAMVDNIHSIDRLGLGGERRYITTIYVDVRNFNQLSRELSPQDFMNVLNRYLTVASDEIIKQTGVIDKYMGSEVMGLFNTQLNPAETDHPWRGLHAALNAADEYVKFYRQQGEPDDALYFRIGIHAGIATLGNVGSEERREFTAIGDAINLTHRLLENANTGEIMISDETWEACREHHRALPPYFKVGDPEQLYVKGRREPITVRRIKRL; from the coding sequence ATGACCGACACAACCACTACCATCACTCCGTTTGAGGTAGAGACCCTTCGCACCCTCTTGAAAGATGTCAGCGGGTTAGAGGGCATTTTGCGGGCAGAACGCTCGAAACTGCAAAAACTGGGGATGAGCCTCCCCCCGGGTACACTGGCTGGTTTGCAAGCCGTCCGTGCCGAATTTGAGGCGCTTCTAAAACACCACGAAACAAACCTTGTCGAACTCAGCCGCCTGCGTGAATTAAGCCGTACAGCCGCCCTGATCAATTCCACCCTCGATCTGAACGATGTCCTCAACGAAGTCATGGACACAGTGATCTCTTTGACCCGTGCCGAGCGCGGCTATGTCGTTCTAAAAAACCCCGAAACAGGCGAGTTGGAATTTCGCGTGGCGCGGGATGTGGAACACCGCACTATGAGCGCCGACGAACTGATCGTCAGCAAGACGGTGATCGGCGGTGTTGCCAAGACGGGGATTCCGGTCGTCACCACCAACGCCGAACACGACCCCCGCTTTGAAAACGAGAAAAGCATCGTCAACTATGCCCTGCGCAGCATCCTGTGTGTACCGCTCATCCTGAAAGGGACGATCACGGGCGTTGTCTATACCGATAACCGTGTCAAACAGGGGTTGTTTGGCGAACAAGAGATGACCATGCTTCAGACCTTTGCCAACCAAGCGGCGGTTGCCATTGAAAACGCCCGCTTGTATGAGCGCCTTCAGGCAAACATCGGGGAGATCACGGCGATCAACAACCTGCTCGATAATGTCTTTGCCTCTATCAGCAGCGGGATCATCACCGTTGATGCCGAGGGCATTATCAGCCAAGTAAACGACGCCGCCTGCCATATTCTAGCGCTGTCGTCCGCCTGTGTGGGGCAGCCAATCTGGTCGCAGTGGGAGATGATCCATGCCGAAACGCTGCGGACGATCTTGGAAGATGGCATCGATGAATCGATTGAGATCGAGGCAGAGATTGCCGGACGTGGGCTGGTCAGCCTTGCCCTTCGCCTTAGCCCTCTCTATGGCTCTGGCGAGGCGATTGAGGGTGTGGTTATCGTTGTGGACGATCTCACCGAAAGCAAACAACGCGAGGCAAAGCTAGAGGTTGTGCGCCGTTACCTTCCTCCGGCAATGGTCGATAATATCCACAGCATTGATCGGCTTGGTTTGGGTGGGGAACGCCGTTATATCACAACGATCTATGTCGATGTGCGCAATTTCAACCAACTTTCGCGGGAACTCTCTCCACAAGACTTCATGAACGTCCTGAACCGCTACCTCACCGTTGCTTCCGATGAGATCATCAAACAAACCGGCGTCATTGATAAATACATGGGGAGCGAGGTCATGGGTTTATTCAACACCCAATTGAACCCCGCCGAAACCGATCACCCCTGGCGTGGGCTGCACGCCGCCCTTAATGCGGCAGATGAGTATGTCAAGTTCTACCGTCAGCAAGGCGAACCAGATGATGCCCTTTATTTTCGGATCGGTATTCATGCCGGCATTGCTACATTGGGGAATGTGGGGAGCGAAGAACGCCGCGAATTTACCGCCATTGGGGATGCCATTAACCTCACCCACCGCCTTCTCGAAAACGCCAACACGGGTGAGATCATGATCAGCGACGAAACATGGGAGGCGTGCCGCGAACACCACCGCGCCCTGCCGCCTTATTTTAAGGTGGGCGACCCCGAACAGCTTTACGTGAAAGGACGCCGCGAACCGATCACTGTCCGGCGGATCAAGCGGCTTTAA
- a CDS encoding GAF domain-containing protein: protein MPTTLNLNINESYSRIGTNVRTLAGMLRAQRDLLAQRGLDIGKEAMEGLNAFAADLDKVTPDLIKSMTELDQLRELARTTQVTSSGMDVNQVLSDVIDTVITLTKAERGYIVLKNPETEELEFKFARNMRQADLTEDELIVSRTVVARVAESGQAIVSTNAQEDPRFAGSLSIAGYMLRSILCVPLIRKGLVIGVIYADNRLHQGIFGAHEEQLVSAFANQAAIAIENVRLFEQLRATLADITAIRDFMDNVFASIGSGVITTDRQDAIQTLNRAAAKILDVLEGEAARGQPLMTVFPPMYDGFERLIHEVRDYNRTQAVEVEPVLSGRGQVNLNLKLSPFKDSHAETQGVAIVLDDLTAVKQQQAQLSVLRRYLTPAMLDNIQTIAELELGGVEREISVISCDVRGFTSFSERIPPEQVMAIVNRYMTVSSDAIHEYSGIIDKFMGDAVVGLFNTQLNTLEDHAERAVLTALRMVEKVRALHESLPPEQRLSYGIGVHTGLAILGNVGSPSRKEFTAIGETLEFAKLLQENCQGGEIMISTVTYERVSKVIKAEPALPRKMKETLEFSMMYQVKGRA, encoded by the coding sequence ATGCCAACCACACTAAACCTTAACATCAACGAATCCTATTCACGGATCGGGACGAATGTTCGCACTCTTGCCGGAATGCTGCGGGCGCAGCGCGACCTCCTTGCCCAACGTGGGCTTGATATTGGCAAGGAGGCTATGGAAGGGCTAAACGCCTTTGCCGCCGATCTGGACAAAGTAACCCCCGACTTGATCAAATCCATGACCGAGCTAGATCAACTGCGCGAATTGGCGCGGACGACTCAAGTGACGAGTTCTGGAATGGATGTTAATCAAGTCCTCTCCGATGTGATCGATACCGTGATCACCCTCACAAAGGCAGAGCGCGGCTATATTGTCCTCAAAAACCCCGAAACTGAGGAGTTGGAGTTCAAATTTGCCCGCAACATGCGCCAAGCTGATCTCACCGAGGACGAACTGATCGTCAGCCGGACTGTCGTCGCCCGCGTTGCCGAATCTGGGCAGGCGATTGTCTCCACAAATGCCCAAGAAGACCCTCGCTTTGCCGGATCGTTGAGCATCGCTGGCTACATGCTGCGCAGCATCCTCTGCGTGCCGCTCATCCGTAAGGGGCTGGTCATTGGCGTTATCTATGCCGATAACCGCCTCCATCAGGGTATTTTCGGGGCGCATGAGGAACAGCTTGTCAGCGCCTTTGCCAACCAAGCGGCAATTGCCATTGAAAACGTTCGCCTCTTTGAACAACTGCGGGCAACACTCGCGGATATTACGGCAATCCGTGACTTTATGGATAACGTCTTCGCCTCCATCGGCAGCGGCGTGATCACCACAGACCGCCAAGATGCGATCCAAACATTGAACCGGGCGGCGGCAAAAATACTCGATGTGCTAGAGGGCGAAGCGGCGCGTGGGCAGCCGCTCATGACCGTTTTCCCCCCTATGTACGATGGCTTTGAACGCCTGATTCACGAGGTGCGCGATTACAACCGCACCCAAGCGGTAGAAGTTGAACCTGTCTTGAGTGGACGGGGGCAGGTGAATCTCAATTTGAAACTCAGCCCCTTTAAGGATTCCCACGCCGAAACACAAGGGGTCGCCATTGTGCTGGATGACCTGACCGCTGTGAAGCAGCAGCAGGCACAGTTGAGCGTCCTCCGCCGCTATCTAACCCCTGCCATGTTGGACAACATCCAGACCATTGCCGAGTTGGAATTGGGCGGTGTGGAGCGCGAAATCTCGGTCATTTCGTGCGATGTGCGCGGCTTCACCTCCTTTAGCGAGCGTATTCCCCCCGAACAGGTCATGGCGATTGTCAACCGCTACATGACGGTGAGCAGTGATGCCATTCACGAATATTCCGGAATCATTGATAAATTCATGGGTGATGCAGTGGTGGGACTTTTTAACACGCAGTTAAATACCCTTGAGGATCACGCCGAACGGGCTGTCCTAACCGCCTTGCGGATGGTGGAAAAAGTCCGCGCCCTCCACGAGTCGCTGCCCCCCGAACAGCGCCTCAGCTATGGGATCGGCGTCCATACGGGCTTGGCAATTTTGGGCAATGTTGGCAGCCCTAGCCGTAAGGAATTTACCGCCATTGGGGAGACGCTGGAATTTGCCAAACTGCTGCAAGAAAACTGTCAGGGCGGCGAGATCATGATCAGCACCGTCACCTATGAGCGGGTGAGCAAGGTTATCAAGGCTGAGCCAGCTCTGCCGCGCAAAATGAAGGAAACGCTCGAATTTTCCATGATGTATCAGGTCAAGGGGCGTGCCTGA
- a CDS encoding WecB/TagA/CpsF family glycosyltransferase: MPDSVWVTIFGIRTTAQTFADALSQLTTWSADPIGRRYVCTCPVYTLMRGVDDPAVGAALRHADMVTADGMPLVWVQRHRGFPHAERVYGPDLVWGLCERTAESPLRHAFWGGLPGIPERMAAVLVKTYPGLHVAGAVSPPVRPLENQPDAAVITQLNALNADVLWVGLGSPKQDQFMALYRPYLTAPLLIGVGAAFDLIAGVRRQAPRWMQRSGLEWVFRLGQEPRRLWRRYLLYNVRFVWRLWREKP, encoded by the coding sequence GTGCCTGATTCAGTGTGGGTGACTATCTTTGGCATCCGCACCACAGCGCAGACCTTTGCCGACGCCCTCAGCCAACTGACAACATGGAGCGCCGACCCCATTGGACGGCGTTATGTATGCACCTGTCCGGTCTATACCTTGATGCGCGGCGTAGACGACCCCGCCGTTGGTGCGGCGCTGCGCCACGCCGACATGGTGACTGCCGATGGTATGCCCCTTGTTTGGGTGCAGCGCCATCGGGGATTTCCCCACGCTGAACGTGTGTATGGACCCGATCTGGTCTGGGGACTCTGCGAACGGACGGCGGAATCACCCCTTCGGCACGCTTTTTGGGGCGGCTTGCCGGGGATTCCTGAACGGATGGCGGCAGTGCTGGTGAAAACCTATCCCGGACTGCATGTCGCTGGTGCGGTCTCCCCTCCGGTACGCCCCCTTGAAAACCAGCCCGATGCAGCAGTCATTACACAACTTAACGCCCTAAATGCTGATGTTCTATGGGTGGGTTTGGGGTCGCCCAAGCAAGATCAATTCATGGCGCTCTACCGCCCCTATTTAACCGCCCCCCTGCTCATTGGAGTGGGCGCGGCGTTTGATCTGATCGCTGGTGTACGCCGCCAAGCCCCCCGTTGGATGCAGCGCAGCGGCTTAGAGTGGGTATTTCGCTTGGGACAGGAACCGCGCCGCTTGTGGCGGCGCTACCTGCTCTACAATGTGCGCTTTGTGTGGCGGCTGTGGCGAGAAAAGCCCTAA
- a CDS encoding helix-turn-helix domain-containing protein, with protein sequence MAEGKDRKQPINPQAVYSRQEAAEALGVSLSTLKKLINAGHLRVSQPDGIRRIFIRGESILAMLEQTVLER encoded by the coding sequence ATGGCGGAAGGCAAAGATCGTAAGCAGCCTATCAACCCTCAAGCGGTGTACAGCCGTCAAGAGGCAGCGGAGGCGCTAGGGGTCAGCCTGAGTACGCTGAAGAAACTCATCAACGCGGGGCATCTCCGCGTGAGCCAACCAGACGGTATCAGGCGAATCTTCATCCGGGGCGAGAGTATTCTCGCTATGTTGGAGCAAACCGTTCTCGAACGGTAA